In a genomic window of Trichoderma atroviride chromosome 4, complete sequence:
- a CDS encoding uncharacterized protein (EggNog:ENOG41~TransMembrane:2 (i75-93o113-134i)) yields MHSRMLCYDRMLHNLRSLRRGVFDLFINFYKLATTVHGAAWTAANKPINLFLNEADPDIRNVQTKVWRDNMVSQLNTILITTSLISSVVVSSLSWADFGSDNEGEITVVKSLWYGSLVLSITAIASASQQLVCLNRLSTYIDGLSLLRKLLSGTEDVTAGTVTPGRSLRVEQAYLWQIPVMLMNGGALCLHDWIVRFCH; encoded by the exons ATGCATAGCCGAATGCTCTGCTACGATAGAATGCTCCACAATCTAAGAAGCCTTAGAAGAGGAGTTTTTGATCTTTTCATCAACTTCTACAAGCTTGCGACCACAGTTCACGGTGCCGCTTGGACAGCAGCTAATAAGCCTATCAACCTCTTCCTAAACGAAGCAGACCCGGACATACGCAATGTCCAAACCAAGGTTTGGAGAGACAATATGGTATCACAGCTAAACACTATTCTTATTACT ACTTCACTTATTAGCAGTGTCGTTGTAAGCTCCCTAAGCTGGGCAGACTTTGGTAGCGATAACGAGGGAGAGATCACTGTAGTCAAATCGCTCTGGTATGGTAGCCTTGTACTCTCAATTACCGCGATTGCATCAGCGTCTCAGCAATTGGTTTGCTTGAACCGACTCAGCACTTATATAGATGGGTTAAGCCTCTTACGAAAGTTGTTAAGTGGAACTGAAGATGTGACGGCGGGGACTGTTACTCCAGGCCGTAGTCTTCGCGTTGAACAAGCGTACCTCTGGCAGATTCCCGTTATGCTTATGAATGGGGGGGCTCTATGTCTTCACGATTGGATTGTGCGTTTTTGTCATTGA
- a CDS encoding uncharacterized protein (EggNog:ENOG41), producing MRFRQSKSAPQQRAVFVISWGRTATSSSSFHKCLLVANEADETVSLTTTGTYFDWGSIVDKQKVTKNNPPRVKAFDFEKGEKFAPSYVFKGMTVWSDRKIAKFSRHLIFFCDLW from the coding sequence ATGCGCTTCAGGCAGTCAAAATCGGCCCCTCAGCAGCGAGCTGTTTTTGTCATCTCTTGGGGCCGAACCGCCACAAGTTCCTCGAGCTTCCACAAATGTCTGCTGGTCGCAAACGAAGCAGACGAGACCGTTTCACTCACCACGACCGGTACCTATTTCGATTGGGGCTCAATCGTGGATAAGCAAAAAGTAACGAAAAACAACCCGCCACGCGTAAAGGCGTTTGACTTTGAAAAGGGCGAAAAGTTTGCCCCCTCGTATGTGTTCAAGGGCATGACAGTCTGGTCAGATAGAAAGATTGCCAAATTCAGTAGGCatttaatattcttttgTGATTTATGGTGA